In Bacteroides coprosuis DSM 18011, the following are encoded in one genomic region:
- a CDS encoding putative lipoprotein (KEGG: bfs:BF3067 putative lipoprotein~SPTR: Putative lipoprotein;~IMG reference gene:2504107761), giving the protein MKQRQLLPLFLFTLLLAMVGCSDNDSNTEVTQSGHLVNTKVNLPEEFKQAKLYDTKISAFEINSRRTTSYDVELQENNLFIAHLKSGLYNLSFEAKAKLDGKERILKGYLENTTINKDTSIEFNVLPLPTERDFVIEEIFYTGSLYPNSKRGYLGDQYFKITNNSDETLYADGLTIAESGFATNMYQDITPNRMTEEFAVQALYAVPGSGKDHPVLPGESIIICDKAINHKEVNPNSFDFSNADFEWFDESSNPKIQDTDNPEVPNLDNIYSYTLTIWILNMQGNRAYAILRMGKDKETFLAENQKEYSFIYDTGDSQINIKRKAYFVPNEWIIDAVNVSTQDEHEWIVTDSSLDASYTYCGNDSNDPNRSGKSVRRKVAYQEADGRKVLQDTNNSKEDFIPTATPSVAE; this is encoded by the coding sequence ATGAAACAGAGACAATTATTACCCCTATTCTTATTCACTCTTCTACTGGCTATGGTGGGATGTAGTGATAATGATTCCAACACAGAAGTTACCCAATCGGGACATCTAGTCAATACAAAGGTGAATTTGCCTGAGGAGTTTAAACAAGCAAAACTTTATGATACCAAAATATCTGCCTTTGAAATAAACTCTCGCCGTACAACTAGTTATGACGTAGAACTTCAAGAAAATAATCTTTTTATAGCACATCTTAAAAGTGGACTCTACAATCTCTCTTTTGAAGCCAAAGCTAAGCTAGATGGAAAAGAGAGAATACTCAAAGGTTATTTGGAAAATACTACAATTAATAAAGATACATCTATAGAATTTAATGTGTTGCCTCTGCCTACTGAACGAGATTTTGTAATTGAAGAGATCTTCTATACTGGCAGTTTATATCCTAATTCTAAAAGAGGATACTTGGGCGATCAATACTTTAAAATCACCAACAACTCCGATGAAACTCTTTATGCTGATGGCTTGACTATTGCAGAGTCTGGTTTTGCAACCAATATGTATCAAGATATTACACCAAATAGAATGACAGAAGAGTTTGCTGTTCAGGCACTATATGCTGTTCCTGGATCGGGTAAAGATCACCCCGTTCTGCCCGGTGAATCTATTATTATCTGTGATAAAGCAATAAATCATAAGGAGGTAAATCCTAATTCTTTCGATTTTTCTAATGCAGACTTTGAGTGGTTTGACGAGTCTAGCAACCCTAAAATTCAAGATACCGACAACCCCGAAGTTCCCAATCTAGACAATATATACAGCTATACACTTACAATCTGGATTCTAAATATGCAAGGCAACCGTGCTTATGCTATCCTACGCATGGGTAAAGACAAGGAGACTTTCTTAGCCGAGAATCAAAAAGAGTACTCTTTTATCTATGATACGGGAGATTCTCAAATAAATATCAAACGCAAAGCTTACTTCGTTCCAAATGAATGGATCATTGATGCTGTCAATGTATCTACTCAAGATGAACATGAGTGGATTGTTACAGATAGCTCACTAGATGCTAGTTATACCTACTGTGGCAACGATAGCAACGATCCAAACCGTAGTGGTAAATCAGTACGACGTAAAGTGGCTTATCAAGAAGCAGACGGAAGAAAAGTATTGCAAGATACCAATAACTCAAAAGAAGACTTTATTCCTACTGCTACTCCCAGTGTTGCAGAATAA
- a CDS encoding Formate--tetrahydrofolate ligase (COGs: COG2759 Formyltetrahydrofolate synthetase~HAMAP: Formate-tetrahydrofolate ligase, FTHFS~InterPro IPR000559~KEGG: bth:BT_0737 formate--tetrahydrofolate ligase~PFAM: Formate-tetrahydrofolate ligase, FTHFS~PRIAM: Formate--tetrahydrofolate ligase~SPTR: Formate--tetrahydrofolate ligase;~IMG reference gene:2504107763~PFAM: Formate--tetrahydrofolate ligase), whose product MKTDIEIARSINLQEIKQVAKNANIPEDRIENYGRYIAKLPLDLINEEKVKKSNLILVTAITATKAGIGKTTVSIGLALGLQKIGKNAFVALREPSLGPCFGMKGGAAGGGYAQVLPMEKINLHFTGDFHAITSAHNMISALLDNYLYQNQSSGFGLKENLWRRVLDVNDRSLRNIVVGLGAKSNGITQEAGFDITAASEIMAILCLATDEKDLRRRIENILLGYTYDDKPFTVKDLGVAGAITVLLRDAIYPNLVQTTEGSPALVHGGPFANIAHGCNSIVATKMAMSFADYTITEAGFGADLGAEKFYDIKCRKSGLQPKLTVIVATAQGLKMHGGVALDKIKEPNLEGLYHGFANLDKHIRNLRSFGQTVVVAFNRFATDSDEEVDAIKKHCEELGVGFAINNAFTDGGEGAVELAKLVVDTIDKKPSEPLKFAYKEYDTIEEKVEKIATHIYGAKSVQYTNKARKMIKLINSMELSHYPVCIAKTQYSFSADPSAYGAADGFEFEISDFVINNGAEMIIAIAGSMMRMPGLPKSPQALRIDVVNGEIEGLS is encoded by the coding sequence ATGAAAACGGATATTGAAATTGCGCGTAGTATCAATCTTCAAGAAATCAAGCAAGTGGCTAAAAATGCTAATATTCCTGAAGATCGTATAGAGAATTATGGGCGTTATATCGCAAAACTTCCGCTCGACTTAATCAACGAAGAAAAAGTAAAGAAAAGTAATCTAATATTGGTTACCGCCATAACTGCAACTAAAGCAGGTATTGGTAAAACCACTGTGTCTATTGGTTTGGCTCTTGGGCTACAAAAAATAGGCAAGAATGCTTTTGTTGCTCTTCGTGAGCCTTCATTAGGACCCTGTTTTGGTATGAAGGGGGGTGCAGCTGGAGGTGGTTATGCTCAAGTATTGCCTATGGAAAAGATCAATCTTCACTTTACAGGTGATTTCCATGCGATAACTTCTGCTCACAATATGATATCTGCTCTATTAGACAACTATCTTTATCAAAATCAATCATCGGGTTTTGGTCTGAAAGAAAATCTTTGGCGCAGAGTGCTCGATGTAAACGATCGTTCTTTACGCAACATTGTTGTTGGCTTGGGTGCTAAAAGTAATGGTATAACTCAAGAAGCAGGGTTTGATATTACTGCGGCTTCTGAAATTATGGCTATTCTTTGTTTGGCTACTGATGAAAAAGATTTGAGACGTCGTATAGAAAATATTCTTTTGGGATATACCTATGATGACAAACCTTTTACTGTTAAAGATTTGGGCGTTGCTGGTGCAATCACTGTATTACTTCGTGATGCTATTTATCCCAACTTAGTACAAACCACAGAAGGTTCTCCTGCATTAGTTCATGGTGGTCCGTTTGCTAATATTGCTCATGGATGTAACTCTATTGTGGCTACAAAAATGGCAATGAGTTTTGCTGATTATACAATTACAGAGGCTGGTTTTGGGGCTGACTTAGGTGCAGAAAAGTTTTATGATATTAAATGTCGTAAGAGTGGTTTACAACCTAAACTAACTGTGATTGTAGCTACTGCCCAAGGTTTGAAAATGCATGGTGGTGTAGCTTTAGATAAAATAAAAGAACCCAACTTGGAAGGGTTGTATCATGGCTTTGCCAACTTAGATAAACACATTCGCAACCTTCGTTCTTTTGGTCAAACTGTGGTTGTTGCATTTAATCGCTTTGCTACTGATTCTGATGAAGAAGTTGATGCGATTAAGAAACACTGCGAAGAACTAGGTGTGGGTTTTGCTATTAATAATGCCTTTACTGATGGAGGCGAAGGTGCGGTTGAACTAGCTAAATTAGTAGTTGATACGATTGATAAGAAGCCCTCAGAACCGTTGAAATTTGCTTATAAAGAATACGATACAATAGAAGAGAAGGTAGAAAAAATTGCTACTCATATTTATGGTGCTAAGTCGGTTCAATATACCAACAAAGCTCGTAAAATGATTAAGCTAATTAATAGTATGGAGCTTTCTCACTACCCAGTATGTATTGCTAAAACACAATATTCTTTCTCAGCAGATCCTTCAGCTTATGGTGCTGCGGATGGTTTTGAGTTTGAAATTAGTGATTTTGTAATCAATAACGGAGCAGAGATGATTATAGCGATTGCAGGTAGTATGATGCGTATGCCTGGTTTACCAAAATCTCCTCAAGCTCTACGTATTGATGTAGTAAATGGTGAAATAGAAGGATTGAGTTAA
- a CDS encoding ABC transporter related protein (COGs: COG1131 ABC-type multidrug transport system ATPase component~InterPro IPR003593:IPR003439~KEGG: bth:BT_3627 ABC transporter, ATP-binding protein~PFAM: ABC transporter-like~SMART: ATPase, AAA+ type, core~SPTR: ABC transporter;~IMG reference gene:2504107757~PFAM: ABC transporter): MENIIECRNLTHYYGKRMIYENLSFQVPKGRILGLLGKNGTGKTTTINILSGYLKPRAGECLIFEENIQTMDPTLRQHIGLLIEGHVQYQFMTIDEIEKFYSSFYPNWKKDAYYGLMEKLKVAPKQKISRMSCGQRSQVALGLILAQDPELLILDDFSLGLDPGYRRLFVDYLKDYADAEGKTIFLTSHIIQDMERLIDDCIIMDYGSILTQQPIQQLLSTFRRYSFDLPEKKEYHLEDKNFYHPTQLRQHMETYSFLNPDEAVAQLNSLGIQAHNVKAEFLTLEDAFIGLTGKY, translated from the coding sequence ATGGAAAATATTATTGAATGCAGAAATCTTACGCATTACTATGGTAAACGTATGATTTATGAAAATCTGTCATTCCAAGTTCCTAAGGGCCGTATTTTAGGGCTCTTAGGAAAGAATGGCACTGGAAAAACAACCACTATTAATATACTAAGTGGTTATTTAAAACCTCGTGCTGGGGAGTGTCTTATATTTGAGGAAAATATCCAAACGATGGATCCTACACTTCGTCAGCATATTGGGTTATTAATCGAGGGTCATGTACAATATCAATTTATGACCATTGATGAGATTGAGAAGTTTTATAGCTCATTCTATCCCAACTGGAAGAAAGATGCGTATTACGGATTGATGGAGAAGTTGAAAGTTGCTCCAAAGCAAAAGATCTCTCGGATGTCGTGTGGACAACGTTCGCAAGTTGCTCTCGGCTTAATCCTAGCTCAAGATCCAGAATTACTTATTTTGGATGACTTCTCTTTGGGATTGGACCCTGGATATCGTCGACTATTTGTAGATTATCTCAAAGATTATGCAGATGCTGAAGGGAAAACCATTTTCCTAACTTCGCATATTATTCAAGATATGGAAAGGCTGATAGATGATTGTATTATTATGGATTATGGAAGCATCTTAACCCAACAGCCCATTCAGCAGCTTCTTTCAACTTTTAGAAGATACAGCTTCGATCTTCCCGAAAAGAAAGAATACCACTTGGAAGATAAAAACTTCTATCATCCCACTCAGTTGCGACAGCACATGGAAACTTATTCTTTCTTAAATCCTGATGAGGCTGTAGCCCAACTAAACAGCTTAGGTATTCAAGCTCATAATGTGAAGGCAGAGTTTCTAACCCTCGAAGATGCCTTTATTGGTCTAACTGGTAAATATTAA
- a CDS encoding hypothetical protein (KEGG: bfs:BF3066 hypothetical protein~SPTR: Putative uncharacterized protein;~IMG reference gene:2504107762), which translates to MNIRYFSLFSLLICLSVGSKATEKDSLSLIQKKWLIEQPVNQFMRDLYMHNPALRYYSAKTSISTIQLDGQTYRESEPINWQKGEKYRHYSISAHTLRELSANSLVWGGASYQNKTTKGLRFNNTSDYEKIAPYVLADTIGGQFYSETYQFQGGYLHHFKSKLTLGLELNYRAEIGYKRQDPRPKNIVSDLEFKLGISQALKKNYLVGMGFYFQNYKQQNTIQFFSSHLTTPIYHLTGLGMRSMRFDGTFYGVQFDGISYGANLNFQPQNQRGWFAHTSWIHTKVDKRISEWSNIPMNRLQSYLLEGTAGFQATHWAVKLVGEINTKEGTDYLYGKPQGRTLPKIGEEQLYNQEYLKVGIAGLWQTSFSTKNLEWVIEPQLSFQSLKESYDLPNRKLEKQVLNIKLLSTLRKEFNTGALTWKAQVDIIPHLSHSTVMSEMEEDNPIRPLIEQQMTLVSKNEIAGHTSIRWDLPFLISQKVSLFTQLNWSGRFIDHYKPAQQMGLTLGFIF; encoded by the coding sequence ATGAATATACGATATTTCTCACTTTTCAGTTTATTGATCTGTCTTTCTGTAGGAAGTAAAGCCACAGAGAAGGATAGTTTATCTCTCATTCAAAAAAAATGGCTGATAGAACAACCTGTCAATCAGTTTATGAGAGATTTATACATGCACAATCCCGCATTGAGATACTACAGTGCCAAAACTTCTATTTCAACTATCCAACTAGATGGACAAACTTACCGTGAAAGTGAACCCATCAATTGGCAAAAGGGTGAGAAATATCGTCATTACTCTATCTCTGCTCACACACTTAGAGAACTCAGTGCAAACTCTTTGGTGTGGGGCGGAGCTAGTTATCAAAATAAAACAACAAAGGGACTTCGCTTTAATAATACTTCCGACTATGAGAAAATAGCTCCTTATGTTTTGGCAGATACTATAGGAGGTCAATTTTACTCGGAGACTTATCAATTTCAAGGAGGATATCTTCACCATTTTAAGTCCAAACTCACATTGGGTTTAGAGCTCAATTATAGGGCAGAAATAGGTTATAAACGTCAAGATCCACGTCCCAAAAATATTGTATCCGATTTAGAGTTCAAACTAGGTATTAGCCAAGCCCTAAAAAAGAATTATCTAGTTGGGATGGGGTTCTATTTTCAAAATTACAAACAACAAAACACCATTCAGTTTTTCTCCTCTCACCTTACTACTCCTATTTATCATCTTACAGGTTTAGGAATGCGATCTATGCGTTTCGATGGAACGTTTTATGGAGTACAGTTTGATGGCATCAGTTACGGAGCTAATCTCAACTTTCAACCTCAAAATCAAAGAGGTTGGTTTGCCCACACAAGTTGGATACATACAAAAGTAGATAAGCGAATATCCGAGTGGAGCAATATACCTATGAATCGCTTGCAAAGCTATTTATTGGAAGGTACAGCGGGATTTCAAGCAACCCACTGGGCTGTGAAATTAGTGGGAGAAATCAACACGAAAGAAGGAACCGACTATCTCTATGGTAAACCTCAAGGAAGAACACTTCCTAAGATTGGAGAAGAACAACTTTATAATCAAGAATACCTTAAAGTAGGAATAGCAGGACTTTGGCAAACTTCTTTCAGCACAAAGAATTTGGAATGGGTTATAGAGCCTCAACTTTCATTTCAGAGTCTAAAAGAAAGTTATGATCTTCCTAACAGAAAACTAGAGAAACAAGTGCTAAATATAAAGTTACTCTCCACGCTTCGCAAAGAGTTCAATACAGGAGCATTAACTTGGAAGGCACAAGTAGATATTATTCCTCATCTAAGCCACTCTACCGTGATGAGTGAAATGGAAGAAGATAATCCGATACGTCCATTAATAGAACAGCAAATGACATTGGTATCTAAAAACGAAATAGCAGGCCATACGTCAATACGCTGGGACCTGCCATTTTTAATATCTCAAAAGGTGAGTTTATTTACCCAGCTCAACTGGTCGGGACGTTTTATAGATCACTATAAACCCGCTCAGCAAATGGGGCTCACTCTAGGATTTATCTTTTAA
- a CDS encoding hypothetical protein (KEGG: bfs:BF2250 hypothetical protein~SPTR: Putative uncharacterized protein;~IMG reference gene:2504107764): MTCITTVALFAQNEKPVIEIDTEPEKMATYQEFGGFILDLNKAVAQPMFLPKLDLSQLKIAPYEDFTEKMGFDLSKAIYGVTPITTFGTNSGYGWGYHPFNSPTSSPINSATFRINDKWRMTTSGDYNAEGYRRPNPSALPWEKNDFHGAFELKSSSGFSVRFEVQRKENPYGPSW; the protein is encoded by the coding sequence ATGACTTGCATCACTACTGTAGCTCTTTTTGCTCAGAATGAAAAGCCAGTTATAGAGATCGATACAGAGCCCGAAAAGATGGCAACCTACCAAGAGTTTGGAGGCTTTATCCTCGATCTAAACAAGGCTGTAGCCCAACCGATGTTTTTACCGAAGCTCGATTTATCTCAATTAAAGATAGCTCCTTATGAAGACTTTACAGAGAAAATGGGGTTTGATTTGAGTAAGGCTATCTATGGTGTAACACCCATTACTACCTTTGGAACCAACTCTGGTTATGGCTGGGGATATCATCCTTTTAATAGCCCTACTTCTTCACCTATCAATTCGGCTACATTTCGAATCAATGACAAATGGAGAATGACAACATCGGGTGATTATAATGCTGAAGGATATAGAAGACCAAATCCCTCTGCACTTCCTTGGGAGAAAAATGATTTTCACGGAGCTTTTGAACTAAAATCTTCAAGCGGATTTAGTGTTCGCTTTGAAGTACAAAGAAAAGAAAATCCATACGGACCTTCATGGTAA
- a CDS encoding TonB-dependent receptor plug (InterPro IPR012910~KEGG: bfr:BF3229 putative outer membrane receptor protein~PFAM: TonB-dependent receptor, plug~SPTR: Putative uncharacterized protein;~IMG reference gene:2504107760~PFAM: TonB-dependent Receptor Plug Domain): MKSNIIITLFSLIGLCFYQVATATNANRIRQRIDLIDSETKEPLVGASILYKIGEQTKGTLTDVRGIAYIEELPGEYQLTISYIGYISQTVSVMLDNKKSLTIQLNPDNKVLEEVIVTASESKGMTSSSKIDTQAMAHLQPSSFTDLLSLLPGGKAIDPQMGNINLIRIREANKTSSFSDFSSLGTSFVVDDIPLSGDANLQTIGTGLQTNEKRDITSKGIDMRTLSTDNIESVEIIRGIPSVKYGDVSTGVVKIKRKSEASPLRFRFKADQYSKLFYMGKGIDMNDHSVLNLDLDYFDSKIDPRNSMENFKRITSSLRFTSRYALAQGFLKWNSSFDFSGTFDEEKKDPEVDLTKDRYKSSVRRLSLNNQLKFTTYYTQGLQSISFSPSLSAQFDKIKQTKEVFLNVPSAIPNSKEEGSHDAYYLPSHYVSQLEIDGKPLYGYIQLNSEWAADFKGVKQDISVGADYRYNKNKGKGSIYDTQRPPSPLMTTRPRAYKDIPASQVLSAYLEDNLSISLSEKHQLDIQAGVRAIALTGLNNQYDLQNKIHWDPRINLLGDILNLPLGKHQFNWKIGLGWGILTKLPTIAQLYPDKLYLDLPELNYYHNNSDYRRLILNTHIYDRENYHLKANRNAKWEIRTDISWGNYRLSATYFREKTTTGFRGINTYAIMDYRKYDTSGIDNSHITAKPNPADLPYTEEKEMTTIGSTGNGAKLDKEGIEFQLSTPRFKTINTRVTLNGAWYKTSYNNSTPLWYDAQVIIDNKALPYLGYYDWNEKREYQELSTNLMLDTQIPSLGLTFSTTLQSTWLDKSLFYPRSGTPKSYVGIDGIVHPYTEESAQDPYLKQLELRENQTSRNRMKHESIINLKANKSFGKTVDIALFVNRILSYTPSYNINGAKVYRTLYPYFGMELNLKF, translated from the coding sequence ATGAAATCAAACATCATCATAACTCTATTCTCTCTTATAGGATTATGTTTTTATCAAGTGGCTACTGCTACAAATGCTAATCGAATTCGGCAAAGAATCGATTTGATTGATAGTGAAACCAAAGAACCTTTAGTGGGTGCATCTATCTTATATAAAATAGGAGAACAGACGAAAGGAACTCTTACCGATGTTCGAGGTATAGCTTATATAGAAGAATTGCCAGGAGAATATCAATTAACAATCAGCTATATAGGATATATATCTCAAACGGTTTCTGTTATGCTAGATAATAAAAAATCGCTCACCATCCAATTAAATCCCGATAATAAAGTTTTGGAGGAAGTTATTGTTACGGCATCAGAGTCGAAAGGGATGACTAGCTCTTCAAAAATTGATACGCAGGCTATGGCACATCTCCAACCTAGTAGTTTTACAGATTTACTCTCGTTACTTCCTGGAGGAAAAGCTATCGATCCACAAATGGGCAATATCAATTTAATTCGTATTCGTGAAGCCAATAAAACCAGCTCTTTTTCAGATTTTTCTTCTTTAGGAACCTCTTTCGTTGTAGATGATATTCCCCTCTCTGGAGATGCTAATTTGCAAACAATTGGTACAGGACTACAAACGAATGAAAAACGAGATATTACATCAAAAGGAATTGACATGCGCACACTCTCTACCGACAATATAGAGTCTGTAGAAATCATTAGAGGTATCCCTTCGGTAAAGTATGGGGATGTATCAACGGGGGTGGTGAAAATCAAAAGAAAAAGTGAGGCTTCCCCTCTCCGTTTTCGCTTTAAAGCCGATCAATATAGCAAGCTCTTTTATATGGGTAAGGGTATAGATATGAATGACCATAGTGTACTTAATCTCGATTTAGATTATTTCGACTCTAAGATAGATCCCCGAAACAGCATGGAGAACTTTAAGCGAATTACCTCTTCACTTCGTTTTACTAGTAGATATGCTTTAGCCCAAGGATTCTTGAAATGGAATAGCTCTTTCGATTTTAGTGGTACTTTTGATGAAGAAAAGAAAGATCCAGAGGTTGATCTTACAAAGGATAGATATAAATCGTCTGTTAGAAGATTGAGCCTCAACAACCAACTCAAATTTACCACCTACTACACTCAAGGTTTACAGAGCATCTCTTTCTCTCCGAGTCTAAGTGCTCAGTTTGATAAAATTAAACAAACCAAGGAAGTATTCCTCAATGTTCCTTCTGCTATTCCAAACAGCAAAGAAGAAGGTTCACACGATGCTTATTATCTTCCCAGTCATTATGTATCACAGTTGGAGATTGATGGCAAACCTCTTTATGGCTATATCCAACTGAATAGTGAATGGGCAGCCGATTTTAAGGGAGTGAAACAAGACATTAGTGTGGGTGCTGATTATCGGTACAATAAAAACAAGGGAAAAGGTAGCATTTATGACACTCAACGTCCTCCTTCTCCTCTGATGACCACTCGCCCAAGGGCATACAAAGATATTCCTGCTTCTCAAGTTCTTTCTGCCTATCTAGAAGACAATTTAAGTATATCACTTTCAGAAAAGCATCAATTGGATATTCAGGCAGGTGTACGTGCTATTGCTCTTACTGGCTTAAACAACCAGTACGATTTACAAAATAAAATTCATTGGGACCCTCGTATCAATCTTTTGGGAGATATCCTCAACCTACCTCTAGGCAAACATCAATTCAATTGGAAGATAGGATTGGGATGGGGTATTCTAACAAAACTACCTACTATAGCTCAGTTATACCCCGATAAGTTGTATCTGGATTTACCCGAGCTCAATTATTATCACAATAATTCGGATTACAGGCGATTGATTCTCAATACACATATTTATGATAGAGAAAACTATCACTTAAAAGCAAATCGCAATGCGAAATGGGAAATCAGGACTGATATTTCATGGGGGAATTATCGACTTTCGGCAACTTACTTCCGAGAAAAAACGACAACGGGTTTCAGAGGCATTAATACGTATGCCATTATGGATTATCGAAAATACGATACCTCTGGCATTGATAATAGTCATATAACTGCGAAGCCAAACCCAGCAGACTTGCCCTATACAGAAGAAAAAGAGATGACCACTATTGGCTCTACGGGCAATGGGGCTAAACTAGATAAAGAAGGAATAGAGTTTCAACTCAGTACTCCTCGTTTTAAGACCATAAATACGCGTGTAACACTGAATGGAGCTTGGTATAAAACCTCTTACAATAATAGTACTCCCCTGTGGTATGATGCACAGGTAATTATAGATAATAAAGCTCTTCCTTATCTGGGCTATTACGATTGGAATGAAAAGAGAGAATATCAAGAATTAAGTACCAATTTAATGCTTGATACACAGATACCCAGTTTGGGTTTAACTTTCTCTACCACATTACAAAGTACATGGCTAGATAAATCACTCTTTTATCCTCGTAGTGGCACTCCCAAAAGCTATGTAGGAATAGATGGCATTGTACATCCCTACACAGAAGAATCTGCACAAGATCCTTATCTCAAGCAGCTGGAGCTAAGGGAGAATCAAACCTCCCGTAATCGCATGAAACATGAATCGATTATTAATCTCAAAGCCAACAAATCTTTTGGCAAGACCGTAGATATAGCCTTATTCGTGAACCGAATACTTAGTTATACACCTAGCTACAATATCAACGGAGCTAAAGTGTATCGTACACTATACCCCTACTTTGGTATGGAACTCAATCTAAAATTTTAA
- a CDS encoding hypothetical protein (KEGG: bth:BT_3629 hypothetical protein~SPTR: Putative uncharacterized protein;~IMG reference gene:2504107759), with translation MKVRKLSGLVLMSSVLALSACGNASQSKSSQTTAQTENVPKEATALEVDLLLAQAATLINQEVSVEGVCTHICAHGGKKIFLMGSDDTQTIRVESGNLGAFKSECVNHIVTVKGVLKEDRIDEAYLQAWEAQLKESAEKHGEGEGCTTEKVARGETANTTDTRIADFRERIAKREAEEGKAYLSFYHIEATDYEIQS, from the coding sequence ATGAAAGTAAGAAAACTGTCAGGATTAGTATTAATGTCCTCTGTACTTGCATTATCTGCATGCGGAAATGCTAGTCAGTCTAAATCAAGTCAAACAACTGCGCAAACTGAAAATGTGCCAAAAGAGGCTACAGCCTTAGAAGTAGATCTATTACTTGCTCAAGCAGCTACCTTAATAAATCAAGAGGTTTCTGTAGAAGGGGTATGTACCCATATTTGTGCACATGGTGGTAAAAAAATCTTTTTAATGGGTAGTGATGATACACAAACCATACGAGTTGAAAGTGGGAATCTGGGTGCCTTTAAAAGTGAATGTGTGAATCATATAGTTACCGTAAAGGGTGTTTTGAAGGAAGACCGTATTGATGAAGCCTACTTGCAAGCATGGGAGGCACAACTGAAAGAGTCTGCCGAAAAACATGGAGAAGGAGAGGGTTGTACAACAGAGAAGGTAGCTCGAGGTGAAACAGCTAATACTACCGATACCCGTATTGCCGATTTCAGAGAACGAATAGCGAAGCGTGAAGCAGAAGAGGGTAAGGCTTATCTATCTTTCTACCATATTGAAGCGACAGATTATGAAATTCAGTCTTAA
- a CDS encoding hypothetical protein (KEGG: bth:BT_3628 hypothetical protein~SPTR: Putative uncharacterized protein;~IMG reference gene:2504107758) — translation MKFSLKEFRKWCRFIHRDLSYFFAGLILIYAISGIVMNHRDTINPHFNLSTYRYTLPEAIPSQDKITKDFVLKLLEKHNEEGNYTKHYFPEAGMMKVFLKGGSNYHLNINTGDVLYESVKRRPIIGAMTKLHYNPGQWWTLFADAFAIALIVITATGMFLVRGNKGLWGRGGIEFVLGLLIPLAFLLFF, via the coding sequence ATGAAATTCAGTCTTAAGGAGTTTCGAAAATGGTGCCGTTTTATTCATAGAGATTTATCGTATTTCTTTGCAGGATTAATCTTGATTTATGCTATTTCTGGAATAGTAATGAATCATAGAGATACCATTAATCCTCATTTTAACCTATCTACTTATCGATATACGCTGCCAGAAGCTATTCCTAGTCAAGATAAAATCACAAAAGATTTTGTATTGAAATTACTAGAGAAGCATAATGAAGAGGGAAATTATACAAAACATTATTTTCCTGAGGCAGGTATGATGAAGGTCTTCTTAAAAGGAGGATCTAATTATCATTTGAATATCAATACTGGTGATGTCTTGTATGAATCCGTTAAACGTCGGCCTATAATTGGTGCTATGACGAAATTACACTATAACCCTGGTCAGTGGTGGACTCTTTTTGCCGATGCTTTTGCTATTGCATTAATTGTGATTACTGCTACAGGTATGTTTCTTGTCCGAGGAAATAAAGGACTATGGGGTAGAGGAGGGATAGAGTTTGTTTTAGGATTGCTCATTCCACTCGCCTTTCTTCTATTCTTTTAA